A segment of the Aureliella helgolandensis genome:
TGGGCCCTCCGGCTGTCTCAATTGCTGGCGGTTTCTAGAGTGGCGGTGCTAGATCGCGGCGTTCAAAGCACTGGACTGCCGCGAGCAGCATGGCTCCGCCAAGACCCAGGAGGAGCAGTGGTAGGGCGGCGGGACCGAGCATTTCGAATGGCCAGCTCGCCTGCAGAGCTCCCGCCTCTAGTGTGCGGCTGTTGGGGGAGAGTAGCCACCACGCGCGACTGGCATCTTGCCGAGCGAGTTGGACGATAGCGTCGGGTTGGTAGAGCGAAAGAAAGGTAAAGCGTCCTGCGAGCTCAGTGGCGGAGGTGGCTTTGCTGAGCAGCAATAGTAGGAATTGCGAGATGTAGATGCCAAGCACCACTCCAATGGTCCGCCAGCGGTAGCGATCAATACTGCTGCACAAGATCGACAGGCAGAGTATGACAAAGCCGAGCCCAAATAGGTTGAGGCAAGGCATGGCGTAGAGAGCTGCATCCACTTTCTCGGATAGTGGGACCGCTACTTCCTCTGGACTTCCGAGGGTGATTGGAATTTGAAGTGGCAGGAAGGGGATGTTGAGCTGCATTTCTGCCGCCACGGTCTCCCGCACGGTATTGATTTGGATGGCGCTGTAGAGAGCCAACCAGATCACGCCGCAAAGCCCCGCTAGTCCAAGAGTTGTCATGGCAGCATGCGTAAGCAGTAGTCGGCAGCGTGAAATGGGGTGGGCTAGCAGCATTTCCATGGTGCCGCGACTGAGCTCACCGCTTACCACGTCCGAGCCGCGAGCGACGCACCAGAGAAGGATGCTTAGCGTGAGGAGAGGTTCGTTGAGAGTCATGGCTATGGCCCCGGAGTGAGTCAGTAGTTGCTCAAGAGGGACTGGCATGAACTTCTCAAACGGCTTCAGTTGCTGCAGGAAGGGTTCGAACTGCTGTAGGTCGAATTGGCAAACGATCCACACGCGTCCCATGCAGAAGACGGTCAAGAGAATTGCGCACGCTAGGAATAGGGGGTATGATTCATGGATGTACTTTTTGATGAGCAAGCGGGTCAATTCGACGGCTCCTGGACAGGGGGAACAGCCTGATTGGTTGGGGTGCTGAGGTGTCGATCGTAGATGCTGCGAATACCCGCCCGCTCGATTTTCAATTCGCACAAGGCTGGCCAATTGGCTTGCAGGTCGGCTAGCCATGGTAGCCAGTCGCGGCCAGAACCGTTGAGCTGCAAGAGGAGCTTGGCAGCGGGCTCGCCATTTGGTTGAGGGGCGTTGCGCGTGGTGGTGACCAGTTGGCAAAACTTTACAAAAGGTGGGTAAGTTGCCTCATCTCGTAGCGAGAGGGGCAGTTCCGCAGGGCCGTTGTGCTTGGATACCAGGGCCTGGACGGAGTGCAAGCTCGCCAGTTCGTCCAGGCGGTGTTGGGCGACGATTGAACCTGAACGCATGATGGCAGCTTCGTCACAGGTGCTGTCGATATCGGAAAAGATATGGGAGGAGAGCACGACCGTTTGGCCATGGCTGCGCGCCTCGCGAACTAAATCCAGGACTGAGGCGGTAACGGCCGGGTCGAGGTTGGCCGTCGGTTCATCCAGGATGACGACCGGGGCGCGGTTGCCCAGTACGATCGCCAGCGCCAGCTTTTGACGCATGCCTGTCGACATGAATGCCACGCGCCGAGAGACGTCTAGGTCGAGTCGTTGCGCAACTGCTTGCGATCGGAGCAGTGAGCCGCAGGGGTGGAGTTCGGCAAACATCTCAAGGATTCGCGAGCCACGCATTGAGCGGTAGAGTCTCGCATCGCCGGGAAGGTAGGCGACCTGCTGCCGGACTTGCAGACTGTGGTGCAAAATGTTGTACCCGCAAACGGCCCCCTGTCCGGACGTGGGGCGGACAAAGCCCAGCAGGGAGCGTAGCAAGGTTGATTTGCCGGCGCCGTTGGGGCCCAGCAAGCCAAATACGATGCCTTGGGGGACCTGCAAATTGCAATCCACCAACGAGTGGACTTCGCCAAATCGCTTGGATAGGCGGTTGGTTTCAATTGCCCACACGAGGCGTGTGTCCTTTTTAGAGGAACTCGGTCCAGTCTCGGGCCTGCAGTTGCTTCACGACTTCGCGCACCCGTTCTTCCTCTTGTTTAGGAGCGATTAGAGTGGCGTTGTCGGTGTGCACGACGATCATGTCCTGCATTCCTATGGTGACCAGTAGGTGGTCTTCTTTGCCCATGACGATCATGCGTTGCGACTGGATGGGCAGGTACTTTCCGCGTACGCAGTTGCCTTGTTCATCGGGCTCGGTCAGTCGTCCGATGGCTTGCCAACTGCCTACGTCGTCCCACTGGAAGGGAGCCTCGATTACGGCAACATCTGGATAGCGTTCCATGACAGCGTAATCGATGGAGCGGCCATCGATTTTCTCGAATTCACGCTGCAGGGTGACTGGAAAACTGGGGGTGCCCATGGCCGCCGAGATTGCATCGATTCGTTTCATCATCGCGGGCTCGTAGCGACGCAAGGCCTCTAGGATGGTGGCAGCACGCCACATGAAGATGCCACTGTTCCAGTCGTAGGCTCCGGAGGTCACATATTGTTCCGCGGTCTGCTGGTTGGGTTTTTCTCGAAATGAAGCCACGCGGAATGCTTTGGGGACGCCAGCGTCGGTGATGGCCTCGCCTCGCTGAACGTAGCCGAACGACTCGGCGGCATAGCTGGGGCGAATGCCGAAGGTGACGATGCGATCGGGCGACTGTTCGAGCAGCTTCATGCCACTCCGCATGCAGTTCTGGAATTGCTCGTCGGTGTCGATCACGTGATCCGCAGGCAGAACCAGCATGACACCATTGGGATCGGCGTTGGCAATGAGCGAGGCGGCCAACGCAATGCAGGCCGCGGTATCGCGTTTCATCGGTTCCCCCACAATTTGTTCCGGGGGGACCTCCGGCATTTGCTGGCGGACTTGTTCCACCAAATGCTGATTGGTCATCACTAAAGTTTGTTCCGCGGAAACTAACCCCTGGAGTCGATCCATGGTGGTTTGCAGCATCGTTTTGTCCCCGACCAACTTCAGTAGCTGCTTGGGGTAACTATTGCGACTTGCTGGCCAAAATCGAGTTCCCGACCCACCTGCCATGATTACCGCATGTAACACTACCGTCTCCCTGTACGTTGCTGAGCATCCAGTTGTCGTTTTCCAGTCGTCGCTTCTTGGTCTACCAGTGCGAGTTCTGGGCGGCTCCCAACCGTTGGATGGGGGGAGCGATGATCGTTCGCGGTCCGCACACCAATAACTCTGGCGGTGCCGGATCAGCATTGTAGTCTAAGAGTGGACATTGAAACACGGCCTTAGACGGATCGGCAGATTCCGAGGGAATGGGAGCCGAGAGGAGTGTTTTCGGCAATCCGCATGGTGGAGGAAACTCGCGAAATACTGGCTCAGTCGAATAGGCCATGGAGGTACCAATAGTTGGTCTTCAAGTCTCGGTAGACCCACCACCAGCTACCGCGAGTGGTCGTGAGGCGAAAGTACTCGCGTCGCGCGCTGGGACCACGCCACCAGCCACTTTCCAACCGTTCGGGCCCGATGGAGTGCACGACCGTGTGCCAGCTTCCTTGATACTTAAATTGCCAAGCTGGAGTGGTCCCGGCCGCAGCGGTGCTGCTTGGTGCGCGGTGTTCGGACACGGAGGGGGCACTTTGTGCAACGCCCCTGTGGCCGATGCTGTTGATGTCCGCTGGGACGTGTTGCCGAACTTCAATTGGTACCGCTGGGGATAGAAGATGAGTGGGACGCCGCAAGGGATCCTCGCGCGATGGTTCCGCTCGCTGCCGAGAGATCCGCGAGCTGAGCTTGCGCAGCGCATCTTGCTCGGTGCCATCTGGTCGTCGGCCAGTTAGGGGCTCAAGCGTATAAGCTAATTCGGGTTGCACATCTCTTTTCACGCGAGCTCGCAACACTTGTGCGCGTCCCAAGCGACTGCTTAGGGTGTCGATCAAGCGTCCCATCTGTTGCCGATTGTCGGCTTCGGCGACGGCAAATAGTTCGCTTTGCCGCCACTTCATCGGCGCCGTTAGCGTCGCTTGCAGGCAAACTCTCCCCAGAGGCGCCGCGACTTGGTTGCGGAAGTGTTGCTCTAGTTGTCCGACGAGCAACCTTTGCAAATGCTCCGCTTCGTTGGTTGGACGGAAGAGCCCCAGTTGGAGCAATTGCGGTGTGGTGTCGACAAAGTCGAGGCGGCAGACGATTCGCAAAGCCCCCTCGCCTCGCTTTACCAATCGCTTGGCGAGTTCCAGGTTGAGCTGGCGAACGACTTCCACGATGGTCTCGTGGTGCTGCGTGGGGAACTCAAGGGTTTGCTCCAAGCTCCAATCGGGTTGCCCATGCAAAGTGATTATGGATTCCTCGATCTTGCCAAACAGTTGATCGAGTCGAGTGAGCAAGGGTTGGCCGAGGCGCGAGGCCATGCCATCGCGTGGTAATTGTCCCAATTGGCCAATGTTTCGAATTCCGAGACGCTGCAGTGCGTCCAGAGTTGCCTGCTCTAGCCGAAGGGCTGCAAGCGGATAGCGGTTCAAAACATCGGTGGCCGTTTCCGGAGAGGCGATATAGTAGCGGCAGGGAGGAGGAGGGGGGGCGGAGGTAGCCGCGGACTGCGAGTCGCTGTCTGCTGTCGAGGGGGGGGCGAGTTCCGGTGGCAGGGGGAGCAGTGAGTACATGGGACGGCCAGCGCGAGCTTCGCGGGTTGCGTAATTGGCAAAGGCCCAGGCCGTGGCCACGTTTCCGGCGAGCCCCAGGCAGCCAAAATAGTGCTGTTGGGAAAGCCACTTCGCTACCGATTTCAACAAAGCCAGCTCGCCACCAAACAGATTGGCGATTCCACTGACGTCTAGCAGGATGACTTCGGGGTGCAGTTGTGTGCGGCCCGCCCAGCGCTTTTTGTCGAGCGTTTCGAGCCCAACGAGCGGGCTAAACTGCTGAGCCTGTTCAACGAGTTGGCATAGAGTTTCCAGGTCCTCGGACGGGTCGTGTTCGCGGACGGTGGCATCGACCACTGCAGTGGCCTCCGATAGACGCATGCCGGGCTGAATTCCCTGTGCCCGAGCCGCGAGATTCGCAGCTGCAATAATCAAGCCTCGGCGTGCATCGCGGATGGAAAGGAGGAGCGGGGCGCTGGCCAGGCGTGGCTCGAGTGCTTGCACCCGCTGGATCGACCAGTTGGGAAGCCAGATGCACAGCACTCGCTTCTCTCCCGCTTGCTTTCCAGAGTTTTGGTCGGCGAGCAGGCAGGCGGGCTGAACCGTCTCGGCCGCCCTAGTCTCGGGTGCCCCTGCCTTGGGGGATTGCGCAGGCGATAATGATTCCTGGGCGGTAAGATTGGGATCCATGGGAATATTCTGCTCGCATCAGCCAGCTAGTGGCCGTGCGCGACGGGCAGGAGTAGCAGGCAGGATGTTGGCAGGCAGGGGAGAAACGCCGCGGCGTTTCTCGATGGCCGAGATCTTGCCTGTGCCAGAGTCGATTTGCAGACCCACGATTGCTCCTGCTTTCCCACCCCGGACACGCGCTAGCTGGACTTGTAAACGTCGATTCGACGAGGAGGCGGAGCGAACGAGCCACTGGACCTCCGCCCAACTGGGTTGATGACGTGCGGTGGCACTGCGCAGCAGTAGGGCTATGCCACCGCCTATCTCGGCAGCGAGTTGCAAGCGTCGAGCCGCCCGATCATCGATCCGGTCGAATTCGGCCACCACGGCTGCTACCGCCGAGGTCCGCAGCGCCTGGTCGGCAGCCCAGAGCGCATCGGCGCGAGACTCGGGGCGGACCAAAATTACCTGCTTCAGATCAATTCCACGGCTGGCAAGCGCTGGTGGATAAATGCGGTGTTGCGTATCGATCACCACCAGAAAACGCTGTTTGTCCTGTAGGGCTTCCGAGGCTGCGGCAAGCGCTAGTTGGGTAGCGCCACAAGCTGGGGTTAAACGCAGGTATTCCACGACGCTGCCAGGTAGGTAGCCCTTCTGGGGTAAACATTCGTCCAGCGGTTGGCAACCGGTGCTAAGTGCCTGTGTTTCTTGATGCCTGCGATGGGATGTTTCTAGCTGCTGAATATCGCGAGTGAGCCGCTGTAGGACTTGCGTTTGCTCCGGGGGCTTCTCTGGCGAGCAGTGGTGCGTGGTATGCATCCTGTATATCCTTTCCGCCAGAGGTGGGTAAAAGAGCGTCTCAAGGGTAGAGTAGTCATTCAATGCTAGCAAACGAAGCGTTGCGGAACAATGATTTTCCCTTTATGGCGGGCACTCCAGACACCTTCGGTCCCGGGCCCGGCCCAAAAGCAGAGAATTTTGCGAGTACCGCAAAACACTACGGACAAGGACAACCATCATCAAAACGGCACGCTTTCAAATCTGCGCCTACCTAACGCTCCAGCATCCAGAGGGCTATTTCTTCCATGATTCACTAACCCATGCACCGTTAAAAGAGCGGGGCTGGCAGGTGCAAGATGTGGTCTGGGATGAACCCAATACTGACTGGACACAGTTTGATGCCGTCGTCATCCGCTCCCCTTGGGGCTATCAACGCAATCCCCAAAAGTTCTTACAGACACTTAGGGAAATTGAAGCGGTGGGGACGCCCCTGCTCAATCCACTTCGCATCTGCCAATGGAATATCGACAAAAACTACTTGCGAAAACTTGGGGAACAAGGACATCCCATCGTTCCGACCCTATGGTTCAATCGCCTTGCAGCGGACGAACTGCCGCACATCTTTGAGCAACTAGGCTCGGCACAAATCGTCGTCAAGCCCACCGTAGGAGCGGGGGCCGAAGACACGTATTCTCTCAATCGCGACGATCCCCTGGGGTGGCAGGCGGCGCTTGACGCCTTTGCACTGTCGCCATTGATGGTGCAACCCTTTGTGCAGTCTGTGGTGACGCATGGCGAATTCTCCTTAATCTATTTTGGCGGACGGTTTAGTCATGCCATTGTGAAAAAGCCGAAACCCAAAGATTTTCGCGTCCAAGAGGAGCATGGTGGTGCGCTGAACGCCATCGAGGCTGACACGGAATTGTTGCGTGCGGCAGAGGGGATTCTCTCTACGGTGGGCCAGAAGTTGCTTTACGCACGGGTCGATCTGGTGCTTTTAGAAGATGGCGCGCCAGCCCTGATGGAACTAGAACTCATTGAACCATCGCTGTACTTTTCGTATGCACCACTCGCGGCAACGCGATTTGCGGAAACCTTGGTGGAAATGCTTGCGGATTTCTAACGCAGGACAACTCGTCGGCAGTAAAATTTATCTGGGGCCCTTGCGCTGGCTTTAGAGTGGAGCGGGGTTGCAATGCTACCGCGAAGCTTGCGTCTCCAATCGCGCTGTCGCGGCAAGCGTCACTGGTGTACGTCCCCACCCGGGCTGTCGATTTCTTGGGCACCACAGAGGGCTAAACGCATGGCGAAAGCACAAGCTTCATTCAAGAGGACGATGCTTGCCGAACCCGCGCAGCTGGCAGAACAGGCAGCTCAGCGTTGAAGCTGGGGCGGCGCGCATCGTGGGGGCTGAACCCACGCCCGCGACACAGGCTGGGATCGAGTTGGTTGCTAGGCAGCAAAGGTGTCTTCTGGAGCAACGATCTCCAAGAGCTCGACGGCCGGTTCGCCATCGCAATAGATGAGAGCGGTGCGACCATAGGTGATGTGTCCCACTGAGACTTGGAACAATCCAGCTAGTTCTGCAGCGCAGGCCACTTTCCAGAGGTGGTGCAGGCGGACATGCCGTAAGACATTGTGGTTAATCAAGACCCGTCCCAGAGGAGTCTGCTGCGCCATGATTTCGTCGCGTACGACCGGTTGCAGGGCGGCCAGGGCGAGTCGGACGATACCGAATTGGACCACGCGTCGATCGCTGCGGCGGCGCAACAGAATTTTTCGCAGGTAGTGGGTTTCGTCTAAGCGGCTCTCCATGACTTCGACATCCACCTGGCACCCGTGACGGCGTTCTACCGTTACTGTCATATGCGACTCGTGTGCCAACATTGCTTGGTAGGCTTCCGGGGCATCGCACGGTTCGGAGTGTGAAAACTCACCGAGTTCGGACTGCCGCGGATAGAACAAGGACACGAGGTCCTCCAATTCCGCGGAAGGTGGTGTCGCTCTGGTCATCCTCTCACTTTCTGAAAATCTGCTTAGCAATGAGCAGTAAACAAGTCCGTTGTTTCTGAAGCTTTGCGGGCTGTTGATTTAATCGCAATTTGAATTTTAGTGCGGAGGTAGTATCCTTAATTGACTTGTAGCGGAGGTTATCTTTCCTTGCTCACGCGGCGGGTTACTATTTCAACAGCCCGTTTAGCCAGGAGCCACCACGGGCAGCAAGCCGCTGGCGGGCAAGCTTACGATGGTGGGGACAGTGGGCTCTGAGCGAGCGAGCACGGTATCGACCAGGTAGAGCAGCAGTCGTTGGAAAGGCTCGGAATCAATTTTGGCAGCTGCTTCCAACGCGCGCTGTTCATGTTTTTCGATCAGTCGACGCGCTTGTTCAAACACGCGAGCTTGGCGATATAGAGCTGAGACTTGTGAAATCCGTTCCGAGTCGCTTAAAGAGCAATTGGGACTTGCCAGGCTCAGCAAGCGTGCTTGGTCTGGTTCGGGGAGATTTGCCAAAGCCAGTGCCCAAAGCAGCGTTGGTCTGCCACCTAAGACGTCTCCGCCTGCCTGCAGCTTGTTGTGCGAGTCTCCCTCCCAGTCTCCCAAATCATTCAAAATCTGGAAGGCCACGCCGATGTTGCGTGCATAGACACGAATATGCTCCTCAATCGTCTCCACATTGCCCGCCAATCTGGCTCCGGTATACAACGCCGCTTCGAAGGCGGGCGAAGTTTTGAGTGCGTAGACTTTGAGTGCATCCAGCGGGGTTAAACGTTTATCACTCGCATCCCGCCACAGCAGCTCGGCACCCTGGCCCTCGGAAAGACGGGTATGCGCTCCGGCGAGGCAATCGAGAATATCTGCGGCACAATCGGCTCCCAACACGCCTGCTTCTCGACTTACCATTCGGTAGCCCAAGCCAATCAGGTAATCGCCAACATTGATCGCCGTCGCCAGCCCGTATTTGCGGTGCATGGTCTCTTGGCCGTAGCGGTATCCATCATCGTCCTCGATGTCATCGTGCACCAAGCTGGCTTTATGGAACATTTCAATGCTCATTGCCGAACGCAAGATGGAATCGGAGTAGTTTTCTAGGGCGCTGGCCCCTTGGTTGAGCGTGGCTTGGCCACCGGTGAGCGCGTCGTAGGTTGCCAACGTCATGAAGGGACGGGAGTACTTACCACCACGCCGAACGAAGTCGAGTGCTAGTGTTTCCGTTGCGGCAATGGGATCGATGCCGGCCAACAGATCGTCGCTGTCGTTCGTCGGCTGACTGGCTCGACTACGTGGTGTTAGTCGCTCGAAGGTCTCGCCACCGAACAGGTCATTTGCGGTGCGTAAAAGGTGAACGTAGCTGCGCGTTTTGGTAACGGGCGTTTCTACCCGCGTTTGAATCATCTCGCTGACCCAAGCCTCGTCCACACTGGTGTTGCGACAATCACTCGAGAGAAGCGGCACTGCCATGCAGGGGATGCCCGCCAACAACAGCTTATCAATCGCTTTTT
Coding sequences within it:
- a CDS encoding ABC transporter permease subunit produces the protein MTRLLIKKYIHESYPLFLACAILLTVFCMGRVWIVCQFDLQQFEPFLQQLKPFEKFMPVPLEQLLTHSGAIAMTLNEPLLTLSILLWCVARGSDVVSGELSRGTMEMLLAHPISRCRLLLTHAAMTTLGLAGLCGVIWLALYSAIQINTVRETVAAEMQLNIPFLPLQIPITLGSPEEVAVPLSEKVDAALYAMPCLNLFGLGFVILCLSILCSSIDRYRWRTIGVVLGIYISQFLLLLLSKATSATELAGRFTFLSLYQPDAIVQLARQDASRAWWLLSPNSRTLEAGALQASWPFEMLGPAALPLLLLGLGGAMLLAAVQCFERRDLAPPL
- a CDS encoding ABC transporter ATP-binding protein; this encodes MWAIETNRLSKRFGEVHSLVDCNLQVPQGIVFGLLGPNGAGKSTLLRSLLGFVRPTSGQGAVCGYNILHHSLQVRQQVAYLPGDARLYRSMRGSRILEMFAELHPCGSLLRSQAVAQRLDLDVSRRVAFMSTGMRQKLALAIVLGNRAPVVILDEPTANLDPAVTASVLDLVREARSHGQTVVLSSHIFSDIDSTCDEAAIMRSGSIVAQHRLDELASLHSVQALVSKHNGPAELPLSLRDEATYPPFVKFCQLVTTTRNAPQPNGEPAAKLLLQLNGSGRDWLPWLADLQANWPALCELKIERAGIRSIYDRHLSTPTNQAVPPVQEPSN
- a CDS encoding mannose-1-phosphate guanylyltransferase — protein: MLHAVIMAGGSGTRFWPASRNSYPKQLLKLVGDKTMLQTTMDRLQGLVSAEQTLVMTNQHLVEQVRQQMPEVPPEQIVGEPMKRDTAACIALAASLIANADPNGVMLVLPADHVIDTDEQFQNCMRSGMKLLEQSPDRIVTFGIRPSYAAESFGYVQRGEAITDAGVPKAFRVASFREKPNQQTAEQYVTSGAYDWNSGIFMWRAATILEALRRYEPAMMKRIDAISAAMGTPSFPVTLQREFEKIDGRSIDYAVMERYPDVAVIEAPFQWDDVGSWQAIGRLTEPDEQGNCVRGKYLPIQSQRMIVMGKEDHLLVTIGMQDMIVVHTDNATLIAPKQEEERVREVVKQLQARDWTEFL
- a CDS encoding Y-family DNA polymerase; this translates as MDPNLTAQESLSPAQSPKAGAPETRAAETVQPACLLADQNSGKQAGEKRVLCIWLPNWSIQRVQALEPRLASAPLLLSIRDARRGLIIAAANLAARAQGIQPGMRLSEATAVVDATVREHDPSEDLETLCQLVEQAQQFSPLVGLETLDKKRWAGRTQLHPEVILLDVSGIANLFGGELALLKSVAKWLSQQHYFGCLGLAGNVATAWAFANYATREARAGRPMYSLLPLPPELAPPSTADSDSQSAATSAPPPPPCRYYIASPETATDVLNRYPLAALRLEQATLDALQRLGIRNIGQLGQLPRDGMASRLGQPLLTRLDQLFGKIEESIITLHGQPDWSLEQTLEFPTQHHETIVEVVRQLNLELAKRLVKRGEGALRIVCRLDFVDTTPQLLQLGLFRPTNEAEHLQRLLVGQLEQHFRNQVAAPLGRVCLQATLTAPMKWRQSELFAVAEADNRQQMGRLIDTLSSRLGRAQVLRARVKRDVQPELAYTLEPLTGRRPDGTEQDALRKLSSRISRQRAEPSREDPLRRPTHLLSPAVPIEVRQHVPADINSIGHRGVAQSAPSVSEHRAPSSTAAAGTTPAWQFKYQGSWHTVVHSIGPERLESGWWRGPSARREYFRLTTTRGSWWWVYRDLKTNYWYLHGLFD
- a CDS encoding ImuA family protein, yielding MHTTHHCSPEKPPEQTQVLQRLTRDIQQLETSHRRHQETQALSTGCQPLDECLPQKGYLPGSVVEYLRLTPACGATQLALAAASEALQDKQRFLVVIDTQHRIYPPALASRGIDLKQVILVRPESRADALWAADQALRTSAVAAVVAEFDRIDDRAARRLQLAAEIGGGIALLLRSATARHQPSWAEVQWLVRSASSSNRRLQVQLARVRGGKAGAIVGLQIDSGTGKISAIEKRRGVSPLPANILPATPARRARPLAG
- a CDS encoding ATP-grasp domain-containing protein; the encoded protein is MQDVVWDEPNTDWTQFDAVVIRSPWGYQRNPQKFLQTLREIEAVGTPLLNPLRICQWNIDKNYLRKLGEQGHPIVPTLWFNRLAADELPHIFEQLGSAQIVVKPTVGAGAEDTYSLNRDDPLGWQAALDAFALSPLMVQPFVQSVVTHGEFSLIYFGGRFSHAIVKKPKPKDFRVQEEHGGALNAIEADTELLRAAEGILSTVGQKLLYARVDLVLLEDGAPALMELELIEPSLYFSYAPLAATRFAETLVEMLADF
- a CDS encoding polyprenyl synthetase family protein, coding for MTALSSASIDSSASHEPSHEGSSAAAQEPNARPKSRRRKTSHLKLVPETLELREHLKNKCSEVAGRLDKSRLMTKDEMEVIARKLLDDEGLSEGYVGWIMVILSSEFYRDQVAATDPSRRLFLLPHCLKHAEGCPADYDEFGMNCKQCGACSIADFRTIAEDMGYKVLVAEGSPVVMKIIVSGYVDAIVGVACLNVLEKAIDKLLLAGIPCMAVPLLSSDCRNTSVDEAWVSEMIQTRVETPVTKTRSYVHLLRTANDLFGGETFERLTPRSRASQPTNDSDDLLAGIDPIAATETLALDFVRRGGKYSRPFMTLATYDALTGGQATLNQGASALENYSDSILRSAMSIEMFHKASLVHDDIEDDDGYRYGQETMHRKYGLATAINVGDYLIGLGYRMVSREAGVLGADCAADILDCLAGAHTRLSEGQGAELLWRDASDKRLTPLDALKVYALKTSPAFEAALYTGARLAGNVETIEEHIRVYARNIGVAFQILNDLGDWEGDSHNKLQAGGDVLGGRPTLLWALALANLPEPDQARLLSLASPNCSLSDSERISQVSALYRQARVFEQARRLIEKHEQRALEAAAKIDSEPFQRLLLYLVDTVLARSEPTVPTIVSLPASGLLPVVAPG